The Miltoncostaea oceani genome includes a region encoding these proteins:
- a CDS encoding winged helix-turn-helix domain-containing protein, whose product MPPPRTEISAAQARRIALRAQGFGPPRPPGRIDRRHARRVLDRVGLIQIDSVNVLVRSQELPLFARLGPHPRDLLPRMAADGELFEFWCHEASLLPVAMWPLMGWRMARAEELMWAGTAAVAREDPGYVAAVLDEVRARGPITAGELSDPGDPVPGMWGRSPGKRALEHLFWRGEVSARRRPSDFARVYDLTERIIPEHIRALPVPGEEEAVRQLLLSAARSLGVATARDLCDYHRLNVPRTRPRVAELAEDGRLWPVTVRGWDAPAFLHPDAELPRRVRARALLSPFDSLVWDRARTERIFGFRYRIGIYTPAHRREHGYYVLPFLLGDDLVARVDLKADRAAGTLRVPEAHAEPGHATADVADALAAELVDMARWLGLRGIDVAGRGDLAPALSAAVATRASSLDG is encoded by the coding sequence ATGCCCCCACCGCGGACCGAGATCTCGGCGGCGCAGGCGCGCCGCATCGCCCTCCGGGCGCAGGGGTTCGGGCCTCCGCGCCCGCCGGGCCGGATCGACCGCCGCCACGCGCGGCGCGTGCTCGACCGGGTCGGCCTCATCCAGATCGACTCGGTCAACGTGCTGGTGCGCTCCCAGGAGCTCCCCCTGTTCGCCCGGCTCGGCCCGCACCCCCGCGACCTGCTGCCGCGGATGGCCGCCGACGGCGAGCTGTTCGAGTTCTGGTGCCACGAGGCGTCGCTGCTGCCCGTCGCGATGTGGCCGCTGATGGGGTGGCGGATGGCCCGGGCGGAGGAGCTGATGTGGGCCGGCACCGCCGCCGTCGCCCGCGAGGACCCGGGGTACGTGGCCGCGGTGCTCGACGAGGTCCGCGCCCGGGGCCCGATCACGGCGGGCGAGCTGTCGGACCCCGGTGACCCCGTGCCGGGGATGTGGGGGCGCAGCCCCGGCAAGCGGGCGCTCGAGCACCTCTTCTGGCGTGGCGAGGTCTCGGCGCGGCGGCGGCCGTCGGACTTCGCCCGCGTCTACGACCTGACGGAGCGGATCATCCCGGAGCACATCCGCGCCCTGCCGGTGCCGGGGGAGGAGGAGGCGGTGCGGCAGCTGCTGCTGTCGGCGGCGCGGTCGCTGGGGGTGGCGACGGCGCGCGACCTCTGCGACTACCACCGCCTCAACGTCCCCCGCACGCGGCCGCGGGTGGCGGAGCTCGCCGAGGACGGGCGCCTGTGGCCCGTCACCGTCCGCGGCTGGGACGCGCCCGCCTTCCTCCACCCCGACGCGGAGCTGCCGCGCCGGGTGCGGGCACGGGCGCTGCTGTCGCCGTTCGACTCCCTCGTGTGGGACCGGGCGCGCACCGAGCGGATCTTCGGGTTCCGCTACCGCATCGGCATCTACACCCCCGCCCACCGGCGGGAGCACGGCTACTACGTGCTGCCGTTCCTGCTCGGCGACGACCTCGTCGCGCGGGTCGACCTGAAGGCGGACCGCGCCGCGGGGACCCTGCGGGTGCCGGAGGCGCACGCCGAGCCGGGCCACGCGACGGCCGACGTCGCGGACGCCCTCGCCGCGGAGCTGGTGGACATGGCGCGGTGGCTCGGCCTGCGGGGCATCGACGTCGCCGGCCGCGGCGACCTCGCCCCCGCGTTGTCGGCCGCGGTCGCCACCCGGGCATCGTCTCTAGACGGGTAG
- a CDS encoding HtaA domain-containing protein — MRRFLRLPLLAALVAALALGLVACGDDDDDAATPATTAEAPASLTLTGEGTTLALDSGTAEVLADNMVEVAPIDPATAGDDGITFPITGGTVESESLAGTIEHSGGLVFTAGGTELELTDFVIDTAAGTLSATAGGAQVPILDVDLTGLERSDDMGTIVLEGITVTLSADGAAALNDTFGVTLFEEGLAIGDVTVRATA, encoded by the coding sequence GTGAGACGGTTCCTGCGCCTACCCCTGCTCGCCGCGCTGGTCGCGGCCCTGGCCCTCGGGCTCGTGGCCTGCGGCGACGATGACGACGACGCCGCCACCCCGGCCACCACCGCCGAGGCACCGGCGTCACTGACCCTGACGGGTGAGGGCACCACCCTGGCCCTCGACTCCGGGACGGCCGAGGTCCTCGCGGACAACATGGTCGAGGTCGCCCCGATCGACCCCGCCACCGCGGGCGACGACGGCATCACCTTCCCGATCACGGGTGGCACGGTCGAGTCGGAGAGCCTCGCCGGCACCATCGAGCACAGCGGCGGCCTGGTCTTCACGGCGGGCGGCACCGAGCTCGAGCTGACCGACTTCGTCATCGACACCGCCGCCGGCACGCTGTCGGCGACCGCGGGCGGCGCCCAGGTGCCGATCCTCGACGTGGACCTGACGGGCCTGGAGCGCAGCGACGACATGGGCACGATCGTCCTCGAGGGCATCACGGTGACCCTCAGCGCCGACGGCGCCGCGGCCCTGAACGACACCTTCGGCGTGACCCTCTTCGAGGAGGGCCTCGCCATCGGCGACGTGACGGTGCGCGCCACCGCCTGA
- a CDS encoding GAF domain-containing protein: protein MEPHDPATSPHPPRLTGAHVRAARAVLVAVLARLSQDAAGGEPAAMARLHACAALFGRLGTTGGAPPAVDLGPDEAAVLRAGTAEAIAAHADGIRAAATGVPVDGDDDLHGLTASLGRLVALRDALDGADAPALAVPAGGEAGPELLQAFADLMPVPLWLTRPDGTAWFANRPAIDLLGGRGRRDPVAAADPSDGGATARATRAARDEGRSYDVEAPVRCADGVERVVRLRGIPEIGPGGRVTGYLVTAEDTTTARRDARDATSRIDALAAVARAQATAGTPAEAARAFLEVVMGALGAGAALLAVFSGDDELEFLATPGWPPELTEPFARFPLSADFPLSVSVRTGDAIWMGSEADWRARFPHSVRLHGDAGFAASAVLPLPGRGHTIGGMALSWTGDRAFGAAERAFLTAAATVAGQAMASLQAIDVEREGHRRALRAERTMRRFAAACGAVFAAGDPATLAEAAAAGAARLTGAVRCEVHFDTGAASARAAVGFAHAADLPDVAPVRRALRGPDGGEIGAITDWTPPGTPVPDAEAVEWFVSLVATRAHAAGAPVGAPPLQSLMADFGRLLDRPSPSA from the coding sequence GTGGAGCCGCACGACCCCGCGACGTCGCCGCACCCCCCGCGCCTCACCGGGGCCCACGTGCGCGCCGCGCGCGCCGTCCTGGTCGCCGTGCTGGCGCGCCTGTCGCAGGACGCGGCGGGTGGGGAGCCCGCGGCGATGGCGCGGCTGCACGCCTGCGCCGCCCTCTTCGGGCGGCTCGGCACGACGGGGGGAGCCCCGCCGGCGGTCGACCTCGGCCCCGACGAGGCCGCGGTCCTCCGGGCGGGGACCGCCGAGGCGATCGCCGCGCACGCCGACGGCATCCGCGCCGCCGCGACGGGCGTCCCGGTCGACGGGGACGACGACCTGCACGGGCTCACCGCGAGCCTCGGTCGCCTGGTGGCCCTCCGCGACGCCCTGGACGGCGCCGACGCGCCCGCCCTCGCGGTCCCCGCCGGCGGGGAGGCCGGGCCCGAGCTGCTGCAGGCCTTCGCCGACCTGATGCCCGTGCCGCTGTGGCTGACGCGACCCGACGGGACGGCGTGGTTCGCGAACCGTCCCGCCATCGACCTCCTCGGCGGTCGCGGCCGCCGCGACCCCGTCGCGGCCGCCGACCCCTCCGACGGGGGCGCCACCGCCCGCGCGACGCGGGCCGCGCGCGACGAGGGCCGGTCGTACGACGTCGAGGCCCCCGTGCGGTGCGCCGACGGCGTCGAGCGGGTCGTGCGCCTCCGCGGCATCCCCGAGATCGGCCCGGGGGGGCGGGTGACCGGCTACCTCGTCACGGCCGAGGACACCACCACCGCCCGCCGCGACGCGCGGGACGCGACGAGCCGGATCGACGCGCTGGCCGCCGTCGCCCGCGCGCAGGCCACCGCCGGGACGCCGGCCGAGGCGGCCCGGGCGTTCCTCGAGGTCGTGATGGGCGCCCTCGGCGCGGGGGCCGCGTTGCTCGCGGTGTTCTCCGGCGACGACGAGCTGGAGTTCCTCGCGACGCCCGGGTGGCCGCCGGAGCTGACGGAGCCGTTCGCGCGGTTCCCGCTGTCCGCCGACTTCCCCCTGTCCGTCTCGGTCCGCACCGGCGACGCGATCTGGATGGGCTCCGAGGCCGATTGGCGGGCCCGCTTCCCGCACAGCGTGCGGCTCCACGGCGACGCGGGGTTCGCGGCGTCGGCGGTGCTGCCGCTCCCCGGCCGCGGGCACACCATCGGCGGCATGGCGCTCAGCTGGACCGGGGACCGCGCCTTCGGCGCCGCGGAACGCGCATTCCTCACCGCCGCCGCGACCGTCGCCGGGCAGGCGATGGCGTCGCTGCAGGCCATCGACGTCGAGCGGGAGGGGCATCGCCGCGCACTGCGGGCGGAGCGGACGATGCGTCGCTTCGCCGCGGCGTGCGGGGCGGTCTTCGCCGCCGGTGACCCCGCGACCCTCGCGGAGGCGGCCGCCGCGGGGGCGGCCCGCCTGACCGGCGCCGTCCGGTGCGAGGTGCACTTCGACACCGGCGCGGCGTCGGCCCGCGCGGCCGTCGGGTTCGCCCACGCCGCCGACCTGCCGGACGTCGCGCCGGTCCGCCGGGCCCTGCGGGGACCCGACGGGGGGGAGATCGGCGCGATCACCGACTGGACGCCGCCCGGCACGCCCGTCCCGGACGCCGAGGCCGTGGAGTGGTTCGTGAGCCTCGTCGCGACGCGGGCGCACGCGGCGGGGGCGCCGGTGGGCGCACCGCCGCTGCAGTCGCTCATGGCGGACTTCGGCCGGCTCCTCGACCGGCCGTCGCCCTCGGCCTAG
- a CDS encoding PQQ-dependent sugar dehydrogenase, with translation MTPLLALLAFVIAGAAVLAGPAAGAPVRAAGGPEYSVVARGLAIPWDIAFLPDGRALVTERGGDVRIIGADGVLAPDPVASPAVNATGEGGLLGVAIDPAFSAAAPFVYLSLTVGGELQVQRWRLAGSTLTFEAVVLQDIPSGATHGSGRVRFGPDGGMYLGTGDAGTRANSQNPASLSGKILRVPPGAFRGGTVTPARIASGLRHPQGLAWQPGSNLLWATDHGPSGFDGASGDDELNLIQAGADYGWPARRGADQRPFASPSHLWATTIAPTSIMFVTQGGSTWTGRAIVTALRGQQLRLLTFNGSRVTADEPLVVNTYGRLRAIAEAPDGSIWFGTSNRDALGSPRTGDDQIIRIVPPAAPAGAPAPVPTTPRPRACPRPARGGPVVTGPLARRTAKAQRVAQLALRRMRILDARVAGRPAPRLCPTPRARSLRATARQVVITQRIALSALRLHATVSRRVTGRRPALPPALRLGRGPSNRPATAAQVIALQRLTETALKRANTLTRRVGTR, from the coding sequence ATGACACCCCTGCTCGCCCTGCTCGCGTTCGTGATCGCCGGCGCGGCGGTCCTCGCCGGACCCGCGGCCGGCGCGCCCGTGCGGGCCGCCGGCGGACCCGAGTACTCGGTCGTCGCCCGCGGCCTCGCGATCCCGTGGGACATCGCGTTCCTCCCGGACGGCCGCGCCCTCGTGACCGAGCGCGGCGGCGACGTCCGCATCATCGGCGCCGACGGCGTCCTCGCGCCCGACCCGGTCGCGTCGCCCGCGGTGAACGCGACCGGCGAGGGCGGCCTGCTCGGCGTCGCGATCGACCCGGCGTTCTCCGCCGCCGCGCCGTTCGTCTACCTGTCCCTCACGGTCGGCGGCGAGCTGCAGGTGCAGCGGTGGCGCCTCGCGGGCTCCACGCTCACGTTCGAGGCCGTCGTCCTGCAGGACATCCCCTCGGGCGCCACCCACGGCTCCGGCCGGGTGCGGTTCGGCCCGGACGGCGGCATGTACCTCGGCACCGGCGACGCCGGCACCCGCGCCAACTCGCAGAACCCGGCTTCCCTGAGCGGGAAGATCCTGCGCGTCCCCCCGGGGGCGTTCCGCGGCGGCACGGTCACCCCCGCGCGCATCGCGAGCGGCCTGCGCCACCCCCAGGGCCTCGCGTGGCAGCCCGGCAGCAACCTGCTGTGGGCGACCGACCACGGGCCGAGCGGCTTCGACGGCGCGAGCGGCGACGACGAGCTCAACCTGATCCAGGCGGGCGCCGACTACGGCTGGCCGGCGCGGCGCGGCGCGGACCAGCGCCCCTTCGCCTCGCCGTCGCACCTGTGGGCGACCACCATCGCCCCGACCTCGATCATGTTCGTCACGCAGGGCGGCTCGACGTGGACCGGCCGGGCGATCGTCACGGCGCTCCGCGGTCAGCAGCTCCGCCTGCTCACGTTCAACGGCAGCCGCGTCACGGCCGACGAGCCCCTCGTCGTCAACACCTACGGCCGCCTCCGCGCGATCGCGGAGGCCCCGGACGGGTCGATCTGGTTCGGCACGAGCAACCGCGACGCGCTCGGCAGCCCCCGCACCGGTGACGACCAGATCATCCGGATCGTGCCGCCGGCGGCCCCCGCCGGGGCCCCCGCGCCGGTGCCGACGACGCCCCGCCCCCGCGCCTGCCCGCGGCCGGCGCGCGGTGGACCGGTCGTCACCGGCCCGCTCGCCCGCCGCACCGCGAAGGCCCAGCGCGTCGCGCAGCTCGCCCTGCGGCGGATGCGCATCCTCGACGCCCGGGTCGCGGGTCGTCCCGCCCCGCGCCTCTGCCCGACGCCGCGGGCCCGCAGCCTGCGCGCCACGGCCCGCCAGGTCGTGATCACCCAGCGCATCGCCCTCTCGGCCCTGCGCCTCCACGCGACCGTCTCCCGCCGCGTCACCGGCCGGCGCCCCGCCCTCCCGCCGGCGCTGCGCCTCGGCCGCGGCCCGAGCAACCGGCCCGCCACCGCGGCGCAGGTGATCGCCCTGCAGCGGCTCACCGAGACGGCGCTGAAGCGCGCCAACACCCTGACCCGGCGGGTCGGCACGCGCTGA
- a CDS encoding ATP-grasp domain-containing protein: MRTAATHRPPARPATVLVLWVGHRPGPWVRRSLAAAGHRVLPAHPEGAPGGRPVGAREPLRYPSPTRSPDAFVRWVRETCRISGVDVVLSLDEDITRLLAPHAPRLGGARVAGPDARQYRMLCDKGALGATAAAAGVRRPAAVAVGADGPRGDWPPLPCVVKPHRSTADTGDLPAVRVVHDAAARDRAVADLVDAGLGAVVEERVAGEQWVAHCVRAADGGFAGVAARVRETAPRDAGTPSVLDVVGDHPPVLDAARRLFAHAGYVGLGNAQFLVRGGEVLVHDVNLRPPASIGLAVRAGFDAPAWGVAAVLGDARGMSAPPVRPFRYVSGDGEAQVVAAHLRTDGGRRAAPVAARVLAAGLPGGGMMDPPLTDLAWLGDHVGRVARRAAGRAV; this comes from the coding sequence ATGCGCACGGCCGCCACCCACCGCCCGCCCGCCCGCCCCGCGACGGTGCTGGTCCTCTGGGTCGGGCACCGCCCCGGGCCGTGGGTCCGTCGCTCGCTGGCGGCGGCCGGCCACCGCGTGCTGCCCGCCCACCCGGAGGGCGCGCCCGGAGGCCGGCCCGTCGGGGCGCGCGAGCCCCTGCGCTACCCCTCGCCCACCCGGTCGCCCGACGCGTTCGTGCGGTGGGTCCGCGAGACCTGCCGCATCTCGGGGGTGGACGTCGTGCTGTCCCTCGACGAGGACATCACCCGCCTCCTCGCGCCGCACGCCCCCCGCCTCGGCGGCGCGCGGGTCGCCGGCCCCGACGCCCGCCAGTACCGGATGCTCTGCGACAAGGGCGCCCTCGGTGCGACGGCGGCGGCGGCCGGGGTGCGTCGCCCCGCCGCGGTGGCCGTCGGCGCCGACGGGCCGCGGGGCGACTGGCCGCCGCTCCCGTGCGTGGTGAAGCCCCACCGGTCGACCGCCGACACCGGCGACCTCCCCGCGGTCCGCGTCGTCCACGACGCCGCGGCGCGCGACCGCGCCGTCGCCGATCTGGTGGACGCCGGCCTCGGGGCCGTCGTCGAGGAACGGGTCGCCGGCGAGCAGTGGGTCGCCCACTGCGTCCGTGCCGCCGACGGCGGGTTCGCGGGCGTCGCGGCGCGCGTCCGCGAGACCGCCCCGCGCGACGCCGGGACGCCCTCGGTGCTGGACGTCGTCGGCGACCATCCGCCGGTGCTGGACGCCGCGCGCCGCCTCTTCGCGCACGCCGGCTACGTCGGCCTCGGCAACGCCCAGTTCCTCGTGCGCGGCGGGGAGGTGCTGGTGCACGACGTCAACCTGCGCCCGCCGGCGTCGATCGGCCTGGCGGTGAGGGCGGGCTTCGACGCGCCCGCCTGGGGCGTGGCGGCGGTGCTCGGCGACGCCCGCGGCATGTCGGCGCCGCCGGTGCGCCCGTTCCGGTACGTCTCCGGCGACGGGGAGGCCCAGGTCGTCGCGGCGCACCTGCGCACCGACGGGGGGCGGCGGGCGGCGCCGGTCGCCGCCCGCGTCCTCGCGGCGGGCCTGCCGGGCGGCGGCATGATGGACCCGCCGCTCACGGACCTGGCCTGGCTCGGCGACCATGTCGGGCGGGTCGCCCGCCGGGCGGCCGGGCGGGCCGTCTGA
- the selD gene encoding selenide, water dikinase SelD, whose amino-acid sequence MTTARADGGATTGPPPRRRGGGCGCKLGRTALVEALSLMPSVTGPDVLVGPGGSDDAAVVRVRDDLAIVASVDVATPLLDDLATSGAVAAVNAIGDLHAMGATPVLALAVAAFPEDGDPRDLARILRAGADAALREGCPVLGGHTIGDPEPTYGLAVIGTVHPDRIMRNDAGRPGDHLVLTKPLGTGVIANGAASGRARPVDVEAAVASMLTSNGPAARAAAEAGVRCATDVTGFGLVGHLTEVAAQSGTGATIRAGAVPLLAGARDLAAAGVRTGGARRNRRYADHLVDAGADVAPEVLDLLHDPQTSGGLLLAVAPGRAGALHDALSRAGVDAWDVGRLTAGPAGRVAVTA is encoded by the coding sequence ATGACCACCGCGCGCGCCGACGGCGGGGCGACGACCGGTCCGCCCCCGCGGCGACGCGGCGGCGGGTGCGGGTGCAAGCTCGGTCGGACGGCCCTGGTGGAGGCGCTGTCGCTGATGCCATCCGTGACCGGCCCGGACGTGCTCGTCGGCCCCGGGGGATCCGACGACGCCGCCGTGGTGCGCGTGCGCGACGACCTGGCGATCGTGGCGTCGGTGGACGTCGCCACCCCGCTCCTCGACGACCTCGCGACGTCCGGCGCGGTCGCCGCCGTCAACGCCATCGGCGACCTGCACGCCATGGGGGCGACGCCGGTCCTGGCGCTGGCGGTGGCGGCGTTCCCCGAGGACGGCGATCCGCGCGACCTCGCGCGGATCCTGCGGGCGGGCGCCGACGCCGCGCTCCGCGAGGGGTGCCCCGTGCTCGGCGGCCACACGATCGGCGATCCCGAGCCGACGTATGGTCTGGCGGTGATCGGCACCGTCCACCCCGACCGGATCATGCGCAACGACGCCGGGCGCCCGGGGGACCACCTGGTGCTCACGAAGCCGCTCGGGACGGGCGTGATCGCGAACGGCGCCGCGTCGGGACGCGCGCGCCCGGTGGACGTGGAGGCGGCCGTCGCCTCCATGCTCACCTCCAACGGGCCCGCGGCGCGCGCCGCCGCCGAGGCCGGCGTGCGGTGCGCCACCGACGTCACCGGCTTCGGCCTGGTCGGCCACCTCACGGAGGTCGCCGCGCAGAGCGGGACGGGGGCGACGATCCGGGCGGGCGCCGTCCCGCTGCTGGCGGGCGCGCGCGACCTGGCCGCGGCGGGGGTCCGGACCGGTGGGGCGCGGCGCAACCGGCGGTACGCGGACCACCTCGTCGACGCCGGCGCCGACGTCGCCCCGGAGGTCCTCGACCTGCTCCACGACCCCCAGACGAGCGGCGGCCTCCTGCTCGCCGTCGCGCCGGGCCGCGCCGGCGCGCTGCACGATGCGCTGTCCCGGGCCGGGGTGGACGCCTGGGACGTCGGCCGGCTGACGGCGGGACCCGCCGGGCGCGTGGCGGTGACGGCGTGA
- a CDS encoding acyl-CoA dehydrogenase family protein, with protein sequence MSAPAGPRGYPPSERCRGILDRVREFIADEALPMVEEVEREIGPTAFALEPDGRLAAPMIGLKHRMQQASARAGLYCPHLPAPDGLGLGLVDVFHVQEEVYRHGLRGVQWMLAWTDGPSHLVRHWSAEAREAVLPGFLAGDTNVAFALTEPGAGSDALALTTSARRDGDGWVLDGGKHLITGAPFVQHAQVMARVEGAGRREVTAFLVPMDAPGASRGPVQQTIMADGQTGPLSFDGVRLPPGALIGREGGALDLVFLWINWARSRRGGMCSGLAWHCLDRSVGYTGARRAFGRPISDFGAVAERLSDVYMDWRAMRALALEVLARLEDTGLLDGGPVGAAERRDLSMLKTWCDEALLRVADRAIQVHGGRGLLAETGIERIYRVARNLRIPAGTTEIQRAMIADSLAAGYDGEPV encoded by the coding sequence GTGAGCGCGCCGGCCGGGCCGCGCGGGTACCCGCCGTCGGAGCGGTGCCGCGGGATCCTCGACCGGGTGCGGGAGTTCATCGCCGACGAGGCCCTCCCCATGGTGGAGGAGGTCGAGCGGGAGATCGGCCCGACGGCGTTCGCCCTCGAACCCGACGGGCGGCTCGCGGCCCCGATGATCGGGCTGAAGCACCGGATGCAGCAGGCCTCCGCGCGGGCCGGGCTCTACTGCCCCCACCTGCCCGCGCCCGACGGCCTCGGCCTCGGCCTCGTGGACGTCTTCCACGTGCAGGAGGAGGTCTACCGGCACGGTCTGCGCGGCGTGCAGTGGATGCTCGCGTGGACCGACGGGCCGAGCCACCTCGTGCGCCACTGGAGCGCGGAGGCCCGGGAGGCCGTGCTCCCCGGGTTCCTCGCGGGCGACACGAACGTCGCGTTCGCCCTCACCGAGCCCGGCGCGGGGTCGGACGCCCTCGCCCTCACCACCTCGGCGCGCCGCGACGGCGACGGCTGGGTGCTCGACGGGGGGAAGCACCTCATCACCGGCGCGCCGTTCGTGCAGCACGCCCAGGTGATGGCGCGGGTCGAGGGGGCGGGGCGGCGCGAGGTCACGGCGTTCCTCGTCCCGATGGACGCCCCAGGGGCGTCGCGGGGCCCCGTCCAGCAGACGATCATGGCCGACGGCCAGACCGGCCCCCTCTCCTTCGACGGGGTCCGCCTGCCCCCGGGTGCGCTGATCGGGCGCGAGGGCGGCGCCCTCGACCTCGTCTTCCTCTGGATCAACTGGGCCCGCAGCCGCCGCGGCGGGATGTGCTCCGGCCTCGCCTGGCACTGCCTCGACCGCTCCGTGGGGTACACCGGCGCCCGCCGTGCGTTCGGCCGCCCGATCTCGGACTTCGGCGCGGTGGCCGAGCGACTCAGCGACGTCTACATGGACTGGCGGGCGATGCGGGCGCTGGCGCTCGAGGTGCTCGCCCGGCTCGAGGACACCGGCCTGCTCGACGGCGGGCCGGTCGGCGCCGCCGAGCGGCGTGACCTGTCGATGCTGAAGACGTGGTGCGACGAGGCGCTGCTGCGCGTCGCGGACCGCGCGATCCAGGTGCACGGCGGGCGCGGCCTGCTGGCCGAGACCGGCATCGAGCGCATCTACCGGGTGGCGCGCAACCTGCGCATCCCGGCGGGGACCACCGAGATCCAGCGGGCGATGATCGCCGACAGCCTCGCGGCCGGGTACGACGGGGAGCCGGTCTAG
- a CDS encoding adenylyltransferase/cytidyltransferase family protein, which produces MIPRGMVHGRFQPFHHGHLAYLRGAAERSAELYVGITDPDRRATRPEPADPLRHLPASNPFTYTERLVMIEAAAAEAGIAVRIIPFPVTEPDLWPDYVPDGVVHFIRLFSPWGDTKTTRLRAAGHRVEVLPAPEGKAVSGAAVRDAVRAGDPAWRAMVPPAVARFIDDLPEGHALDPRPAP; this is translated from the coding sequence GTGATCCCGCGGGGCATGGTCCACGGCCGGTTCCAGCCCTTCCACCACGGCCACCTCGCCTACCTCCGCGGCGCGGCGGAGCGCAGCGCCGAGCTCTACGTCGGCATCACCGACCCCGACCGCCGTGCCACGCGGCCCGAACCGGCCGACCCCCTGCGCCACCTGCCCGCGTCGAACCCGTTCACCTACACCGAGCGGCTCGTGATGATCGAGGCGGCGGCGGCCGAGGCCGGCATCGCGGTGCGGATCATCCCGTTCCCCGTCACCGAACCCGACCTGTGGCCCGACTACGTGCCGGACGGGGTCGTCCACTTCATCCGGCTGTTCTCCCCGTGGGGCGACACCAAGACCACCCGCCTGCGCGCCGCCGGGCACCGGGTCGAGGTGCTCCCCGCCCCCGAGGGCAAGGCCGTGTCCGGTGCGGCGGTGCGCGACGCCGTCCGTGCCGGCGACCCGGCGTGGCGGGCCATGGTGCCGCCCGCCGTCGCCCGGTTCATCGACGACCTCCCCGAGGGCCATGCGCTCGATCCTCGTCCTGCTCCTTGA
- a CDS encoding mismatch-specific DNA-glycosylase, whose product MLLCGINPGLWTAWSGHHFGRPGNRFWAALHRAGLTPRLLRPDEQDALPGMGIGITNVVPRTTAAASELTPQEIREGGERLAALVTRVRPGVVVVLGVGAYRTAFGRPRATLGRQPEPLAGVPVWVAPNPSGLQARYGVEEIAALLRDAARDGAARRAAAG is encoded by the coding sequence ATGCTCCTCTGCGGCATCAACCCCGGCCTGTGGACGGCGTGGTCGGGGCACCACTTCGGCCGGCCGGGCAACCGCTTCTGGGCGGCGCTCCACCGCGCCGGCCTGACGCCGCGCCTCCTCCGCCCCGACGAGCAGGACGCGCTGCCGGGGATGGGGATCGGCATCACCAACGTCGTCCCCCGGACGACCGCGGCGGCGTCCGAGCTCACGCCGCAGGAGATCCGGGAGGGCGGGGAGCGGCTCGCGGCCCTCGTCACCCGCGTCCGCCCCGGCGTCGTCGTCGTGCTCGGGGTGGGCGCCTACCGCACCGCCTTCGGGCGTCCCCGCGCGACCCTCGGGCGCCAGCCCGAGCCGCTCGCCGGCGTCCCCGTCTGGGTGGCCCCCAACCCCAGCGGCCTGCAGGCGCGGTACGGCGTCGAGGAGATCGCCGCCCTCCTCCGCGACGCGGCGCGCGACGGGGCCGCCCGGCGGGCCGCCGCGGGCTGA